The following proteins are co-located in the Gloeocapsa sp. PCC 7428 genome:
- a CDS encoding inositol monophosphatase family protein, giving the protein MMTSTSQLQIYLDIATEAALAAGAVVQSYYGALDGVVEKGRPGDLVTQADKASEAVILDVLQRHVPQHGILAEESGNVGNSTSDYLWAIDPLDGTTNFAHQYPSFAVSIGLLVAGIPQVGVIFDPFHQELFRAARGLGATRDRRPISVSQTQELSKSLLVTGFAYDRRETPDNNYAEFCHLTHLTQGVRRSGSAALDLAYVACGRLDGYWERGLSPWDITAGIVLLEEAKGKVTAYDQSPFDMASGRILATNGYLHAALSDELLHVRSLTSVGNNINNSDRAFSYESPT; this is encoded by the coding sequence ATTATGACTTCAACTTCCCAACTGCAAATTTATCTAGATATTGCGACAGAAGCCGCGCTAGCTGCTGGCGCGGTTGTTCAAAGCTATTATGGCGCATTAGATGGTGTTGTTGAAAAAGGACGCCCTGGAGATTTAGTCACCCAAGCCGATAAAGCTTCCGAAGCCGTCATTTTAGATGTGTTACAGCGTCACGTACCGCAGCATGGAATTTTGGCAGAAGAATCAGGTAACGTCGGAAATTCGACCAGCGATTATCTATGGGCGATCGATCCCCTAGATGGTACAACGAATTTCGCGCACCAGTACCCTAGTTTTGCCGTATCAATTGGGTTACTCGTTGCGGGGATTCCCCAAGTAGGCGTGATTTTCGACCCTTTCCATCAAGAATTATTTCGGGCGGCAAGAGGCTTAGGCGCGACACGCGATCGCCGCCCAATTTCTGTTTCCCAAACGCAGGAACTGAGTAAAAGCCTTTTAGTTACAGGTTTTGCCTACGATCGCCGCGAAACACCAGACAACAACTATGCAGAATTCTGTCATCTTACACATCTTACGCAAGGCGTGCGCCGCAGTGGCTCCGCTGCGCTTGATTTAGCTTATGTCGCGTGTGGGCGCTTAGATGGTTACTGGGAACGCGGACTTTCACCGTGGGATATCACGGCGGGAATTGTCTTACTTGAAGAAGCTAAAGGAAAAGTCACTGCTTACGATCAAAGTCCGTTTGATATGGCATCGGGGCGAATTTTAGCAACAAACGGCTATCTCCACGCAGCTTTGAGTGATGAATTGCTACACGTTCGTTCTTTAACCTCGGTAGGGAATAATATTAACAACAGCGATCGCGCTTTTA
- a CDS encoding thermonuclease family protein: protein MLLLLLILGCQPKTTPQGKTVKVTRVVSGNTLEVIGLEAQRNFNARVRLIGVDAPDLQQQPWGQTAKQQLEKIVQGSNVLLEFDVQQKDRFGRYQAYVWHDKVLLNEWLVAQGYVLAVARNPNDKYTQQLTRAQESARLMERGIWNPSQPMRLTPAEFRRS, encoded by the coding sequence GTGCTGCTTCTACTCTTGATTTTGGGGTGTCAGCCAAAAACGACACCGCAAGGTAAGACTGTTAAGGTAACGCGGGTAGTGAGTGGTAATACACTTGAAGTCATCGGCTTAGAGGCGCAACGTAATTTTAATGCACGAGTCCGCCTCATCGGAGTAGACGCACCCGATTTGCAACAACAGCCGTGGGGACAAACGGCGAAACAACAATTAGAAAAAATTGTTCAAGGTAGCAATGTTCTGCTAGAGTTTGACGTGCAACAAAAAGACCGTTTTGGTCGCTACCAAGCGTATGTGTGGCATGACAAAGTATTGTTAAATGAATGGCTTGTCGCACAGGGATATGTTCTAGCTGTTGCTAGAAACCCTAATGACAAGTACACTCAGCAACTGACTCGCGCGCAAGAATCAGCTAGACTCATGGAGCGGGGGATTTGGAATCCCTCTCAACCAATGCGTTTGACTCCAGCAGAATTTCGCCGTAGTTAA
- a CDS encoding 2Fe-2S iron-sulfur cluster-binding protein — translation MTRYYKIQIRDRARDQNYTLEVPEDGYILQNAEKQGVELPFSCRNGACTTCAVRVLSGEIYQPEAMGLSPELRAKGYALLCVSYPLSDLEVETQDEDEVYELQFGRYFGKGKVRAGLPLDED, via the coding sequence ATGACTCGTTATTACAAAATTCAAATTCGCGATCGCGCGCGTGATCAGAACTACACGCTCGAAGTTCCTGAAGACGGCTATATCCTCCAAAATGCCGAAAAGCAGGGCGTAGAACTGCCATTTTCCTGCCGTAATGGTGCTTGTACAACGTGTGCGGTACGAGTGCTATCAGGAGAAATTTATCAACCCGAAGCGATGGGCTTATCTCCCGAATTACGCGCCAAAGGCTATGCATTGTTGTGCGTTAGCTACCCACTTTCTGATTTGGAAGTCGAAACCCAAGACGAAGATGAAGTATACGAACTACAATTCGGACGTTATTTTGGTAAAGGAAAAGTGCGGGCGGGTTTACCGTTAGATGAAGATTAG
- the truB gene encoding tRNA pseudouridine(55) synthase TruB: MLGFLNLNKPAEFTSHDCVARVRRLLQMKRVGHGGTLDPAATGVLPIALGKATRLLQFLPGNKAYQATIQLGITTITDDLEGEVITSQPVSNLTLEQVATALKQFQGKIEQIPPRYSAIQVQGKRLYDLARAGENVEIPVRNVEIFQIEILNWYPGDFPQIEVAIACGAGTYIRAIARDLGRILQTGGTLAKLIRTQSSGFEIADSLTFEQLESQIQQGSFQLIPPTRALQHLHAVTLPAAIAQKWCQGQKVSYNATDELPLNSPLRIYQEGEDFLGIGYLTITDTEAKLVPQIVF, translated from the coding sequence GTGCTAGGTTTTCTCAATTTAAACAAACCCGCTGAGTTCACTTCTCACGATTGCGTCGCGCGCGTACGACGACTTTTACAAATGAAGCGTGTTGGACACGGTGGAACACTAGATCCTGCGGCGACAGGAGTTTTACCGATCGCTTTAGGCAAAGCTACCCGATTGTTACAATTTTTACCAGGAAATAAAGCTTATCAAGCAACGATTCAACTAGGAATTACGACAATAACCGACGATCTGGAAGGGGAAGTTATTACCTCACAGCCAGTATCAAATTTAACTCTAGAACAAGTTGCAACCGCACTCAAACAATTTCAAGGCAAAATTGAGCAAATACCGCCGCGTTATAGTGCAATTCAAGTTCAAGGAAAACGTTTATACGATCTTGCCCGCGCGGGAGAAAACGTTGAAATTCCTGTACGAAATGTAGAAATATTTCAGATTGAGATTTTAAATTGGTACCCAGGAGATTTTCCGCAAATCGAGGTGGCGATCGCCTGTGGTGCGGGAACATATATTCGCGCGATCGCTCGCGACTTGGGTAGAATTTTACAAACTGGTGGAACTTTAGCCAAACTCATCCGCACGCAAAGCAGTGGCTTTGAAATCGCCGATAGTTTAACATTTGAACAATTAGAATCTCAAATTCAACAAGGAAGCTTTCAACTCATTCCACCGACACGCGCATTACAGCATCTTCATGCTGTCACCTTACCTGCTGCGATCGCCCAAAAATGGTGTCAAGGTCAAAAAGTTTCTTACAATGCTACTGATGAGTTACCGTTAAACTCGCCGTTGCGGATTTATCAGGAAGGCGAGGATTTTTTAGGAATTGGATATTTAACGATAACAGATACAGAAGCCAAGCTAGTTCCACAAATTGTGTTTTAA
- a CDS encoding META domain-containing protein, whose product MVALKLFLVPLSSILITTGVVLSYSLSLLAGTTSSLTQLLPMSSESSSQSDIALKNSSWQLERWERQGSVVTLVPKTKISLRFENNQVNGSGGCNSFNGSYNLVNNQLSVGALSATRMRCDEQVMNQESQFFFALQSVRCIATDASGRLMLFYKGGTSEGVLYFVKAN is encoded by the coding sequence ATGGTTGCACTCAAACTTTTTTTAGTACCATTGAGTTCTATCTTAATTACCACGGGGGTTGTCTTAAGCTACAGTCTTAGTTTATTGGCTGGTACAACGTCTTCTTTAACCCAATTACTTCCTATGTCCTCCGAATCCTCTTCGCAGTCTGATATAGCTTTGAAAAATTCTTCTTGGCAACTTGAACGTTGGGAACGTCAAGGGTCTGTTGTCACTCTTGTACCCAAAACCAAGATATCTCTGCGTTTTGAAAACAATCAAGTAAATGGTTCTGGGGGATGTAATAGTTTCAACGGCTCCTATAATTTGGTGAATAATCAACTTTCTGTAGGCGCATTAAGTGCAACTCGAATGCGCTGTGACGAACAAGTAATGAATCAGGAATCTCAATTCTTTTTTGCTCTCCAATCGGTACGTTGTATTGCGACTGATGCTTCAGGTCGTTTAATGTTATTTTATAAAGGTGGTACGAGTGAGGGAGTGCTGTACTTTGTAAAAGCAAATTAG
- a CDS encoding serine protease, with the protein MNNMHISITQSLTIASTGLLLSLLSSYGSEALAQNRDVAVVVVGQQQPLSPTAIKNSLPHRNSLAPLYLPNLTPSSQAEINQSGVTPGVATPGKVSNQGNRMNGEFSTNSADNSIIPQAFGSFSVPYTSKRVSHLPTSAVGAGSNAYLSATYPYRTMGRLTFNIGSRTTHCSATLIRRSVIVTAAHCIQDFGTGTSLFSGFTFTPASYNGSAPYGSWAWESLVRPASWANGTDTGSGAARNNDLAVIALRKNSQGQFIGDITGYLTYGWNNYSFVSSSRTGNLSVAALTTTGYPALSDSGRIMQRSDGPSYLTTVSGAKQIYQGSNFTGGASGGAWLANFGYQEPAFSGGANAGNASIPNVIVGVTSWGSIDPNSPKDNYSSQFAQNTQYPSSSYGTFGAGNIGSLLNTLCSSRPSGSSQTFQQLGYCN; encoded by the coding sequence ATGAACAATATGCACATATCAATTACACAGTCATTAACTATTGCATCAACTGGATTACTACTAAGTTTGCTAAGTAGTTATGGATCTGAGGCACTTGCCCAAAACCGTGATGTTGCCGTAGTCGTAGTAGGACAACAACAACCGTTGTCTCCAACGGCGATCAAAAACTCTTTGCCACACAGGAATTCTCTAGCACCACTATATCTTCCTAATCTCACTCCATCTAGCCAAGCAGAAATCAACCAAAGTGGAGTAACGCCAGGAGTAGCGACACCAGGGAAGGTTTCTAATCAAGGAAATCGCATGAATGGAGAGTTTTCTACAAATTCAGCAGATAACTCTATTATTCCTCAAGCTTTTGGCTCTTTTTCAGTACCATACACTTCCAAAAGAGTGTCACATCTGCCTACTTCAGCCGTAGGTGCTGGTTCTAATGCCTACCTCAGCGCTACTTATCCTTATCGCACTATGGGAAGGCTCACATTCAACATCGGTTCTAGAACTACTCATTGTTCTGCAACTTTAATTCGTAGAAGTGTAATTGTCACTGCTGCACACTGCATTCAGGACTTTGGCACTGGTACAAGTCTTTTCTCAGGTTTCACATTTACACCAGCATCTTATAATGGCTCTGCTCCCTATGGAAGTTGGGCTTGGGAATCACTTGTGAGACCTGCTTCTTGGGCAAACGGAACCGATACAGGAAGTGGAGCGGCTAGAAACAATGACTTAGCGGTTATTGCTTTGCGCAAGAATTCCCAAGGTCAGTTTATTGGAGATATAACTGGATATTTAACTTACGGTTGGAATAATTATTCATTTGTTAGCTCTAGTCGTACAGGTAATTTATCAGTTGCTGCACTTACCACCACTGGATATCCAGCATTATCAGATTCAGGTCGGATTATGCAAAGATCTGATGGGCCTAGTTATCTGACCACAGTTAGTGGTGCTAAGCAAATCTATCAAGGTAGTAATTTTACTGGTGGCGCAAGTGGAGGAGCTTGGTTAGCTAATTTTGGATATCAAGAGCCCGCTTTCTCTGGAGGAGCAAATGCAGGCAATGCATCTATACCTAACGTAATTGTCGGTGTCACTTCTTGGGGTTCTATTGATCCAAATTCGCCAAAAGATAATTACTCGTCTCAATTTGCACAAAATACACAATACCCTTCTAGTAGTTATGGTACTTTTGGAGCCGGCAATATTGGTTCTTTGCTGAACACATTATGCTCCTCAAGACCTTCGGGTAGCTCCCAGACTTTTCAACAACTAGGATATTGTAATTAA